A stretch of Apis cerana isolate GH-2021 linkage group LG1, AcerK_1.0, whole genome shotgun sequence DNA encodes these proteins:
- the LOC108003209 gene encoding maternal B9.10 protein — MRNEITAAVLFLVQLIEKNEKFSPDQLECFKRRLVELLTERFKNHWFPDKPFKGQGYRCIRVNGHNRRDATLESAANAAGVKYEDLSLPVELTLWVDPNEVCCRFGESKGSYCTLASFDDKENTVPIFQGNNEGLEKENKQSEGPTKIQKSPLTTNTDQQQKSKPLSSANQNQQHSNNGTGRKRNLNSPRLHLNRNRSWFGHSFSMGYGPHPISQPWYNIMPPHFLGGPSPPPFMGHRGNKWIHPPSYPTGPARFHHWSPKAALKV, encoded by the exons ATGCGCAACGAGATTACTGCAGCAGTACTATTCTTAGTACAGCtgatagaaaaaaacgaaaaatttagtCCTGATCAATTGGAATGTTTTAAACGACGTTTGGTGGAATTGTTGACGGaacgttttaaaaatcattggtTTCCAGACAAACCATTCAAAGGTCAAGGTTATCGTTGTATTCGTGTAAATGGTCATAATCGGAGGGATGCAACTTTAGAAAGTGCAGCTAATGCTGCTGGAGTAAAGTATGAAGATCTATCATTACCAGTAGAATTAACGCTTTGGGTTGATCCTAATGAAGTTTGCTGCCGATTTGGAGAGAGCAAAGGGTCATATTGTACTTTAGCATCATTtgatgataaagaaaatactGTACCAATTTTTCAAGGAAATAATGAaggattagaaaaagaaaataaacagtCTGAGGGGCCGACTAAGATACAG aaatcCCCTTTGACTACTAATACAGATCAGCAACAAAAATCAAAACCACTAAGCTCTGCTAATCAAAATCAACAGCATAGCAATAATGGTACAGGTAGGAAACGCAACCTAAACAGCCCAAGGTTACACCTTAATAGAAATCGTTCCTGGTTTGGTCACTCCTTCAGTATGGGCTATGGTCCTCATCCAATAAGTCAACCATGGTATAATATCATGCCTCCTCATTTTTTGGGTGGTCCATCTCCACCTCCTTTTATGGGTCACAGAGGAAACAAGTGGATTCATCCACCTTCCTATCCTACAGGACCTGCCCGTTTCCATCATTGGTCTCCCAAAGCTGCTCTTAAAGTATAA
- the LOC108003220 gene encoding uncharacterized protein LOC108003220, giving the protein MMAEKCKECGCKCLGCNQNDQQHGEMHLHVEIENLRQRLLERDNHIVTMETQFLNEADKFPNGELASMKEELLIWQEKYSRLYEAHKRVQKVNQNLEDKLLRIVDKCETEKSAFTKDIATLSHRLADANYTIHRLTQDNEKYRNDVNLAIQLLQCKPSNFVGQKYDSLPSEVQAKVRTYIAQKKHSNDTTSPDIKSITVPISTFPPTAMVYNVTKPTIENNSDDETDESKPPVDVVSAAIMAKVLEDREKERVFGKHCDTCTCHRSILMVDAETQTNMPNVFSCNECTTMYAQNVEKRSDNLKNIDKNCQNKGSQNSVVHVIYHEGNESVSSKVQYQNNCTKNSNHQQLCTKDKFLNRNSKIIDSLKDDNRVNVNTKLNFNKKNSLRHNDIVNTSQHQSIFQNQNENTTKQAISYKINDTCVNGKTNIDKGKQTKLNKKCELQIDGKFNPNSWNKLDKKSSNCIVPENCKNYFDKKEQSHIDIINDRLWKNEWTRLKSQTKESKDKINSDIEIDIINDRVWKNDRSTQETQHATQLTLIEVKNIDNVAHQNDSGQMEVATSPTFSSDSIVISTSDPSSSSSDVVQLTGMRVHNALGNLKPNTQNRITGPRNCLVRVTPGSKNILLDNAGHYKTVLYTSGNNKPNTALVHSKKMSRSGSERSISTSSEESTPMLLHDNNQLQRVAEWVQSSVHMDNSGSNYTELKPNENIIDNKNLSLTYLDESQTNCKSIENNRESYDNSSENKCNSLIMEEIQEFGIRNLNNAVNNFSLDVNNTDLEKEKDLISFDIPIEEEKVLPKTLKKGITADFDYEVKITKEMEETYLKLAASLDPVALSLSSTDNVDLTIEKYRKDHKRFQKNHDKTGSKV; this is encoded by the exons atGATGGCTGAAAAATGTAAG gaaTGTGGCTGCAAATGTCTGGGCTGTAATCAAAATGATCAGCAACATGGAGAAATGCATTTGCatgtagaaatagaaaatttacgtCAACGTTTATTAGAAAGAGATAATCATATTGTAACAATGGAGACACAGTTTTTAAATGAAGCTGACAAGTTTCCAAATGGAGAATTAGCCTCTATGAAGGAAGAACTTTTAATTTGGCAAGAAAAGTATTCAAGATTATATGAGGCTCATAAACGTGTTCAGAAAGTAAATCAAAATcttgaagataaattattgagGATTGTAGATAAATGTGAAACAGAAAAAAGTGCATTTACTAAGGATATTGCAACTTTATCTCATAGATTAGCTGATGCAAATTATACTATACATCGTTTAACTCAAGATAAT gaaaAATATAGGAATGATGTAAACTTGGCAATACAACTTCTTCAATGTAAACCTTCTAATTTTGTTGGACAAAAATATGATTCT ttacCTTCCGAAGTACAAGCCAAAGTTAGGACATACATTGCACAAAAGAAACATTCTAATGATACTACATCTCctgatataaaaagtattacagTACCAATTTCAACATTTCCTCCAACAGCAATGGTTTATAATGTAACTAAACCTACAATTGAAAACAATAGTGATGATGAAACAGATGAATCTAAACCACCAGTGGATGTTGTCTCGGCAGCGATAATGGCGAAAGTTTTAGAagatcgagagaaagaaagagtatTTGGAAAGCATTGCGATACATGTACTTGCCATAGAAGTATTTTAATGGTTGATGCTGAAACTCAAACTAATATGCCAAATGTTTTTTCTTGTAATGAATGTACAACAATGTATGCACAAAATGTAGAGAAACGttctgataatttaaaaaatatcgataaaaattgtcaaaataaaGGAAGTCAAAATTCAGTGGTACATGTAATCTATCATGAAGGAAATGAAAGTGTTAGTAGTAAAGTACAGTATCAGAATAATTGTACAAAGAATAGTAATCATCAACAACTATGcacaaaagataaatttttaaatagaaatagtaaaattatagaCAGTTTAAAAGATGATAATCGTGTAAATGTTAATacaaaacttaattttaataaaaagaattcattaCGTCATAATGATATCGTCAATACGTCACAACATCAaagtatatttcaaaatcaaaacgaAAATACGACTAAACAGGCAATATCTTATAAGATTAATGATACATGTGTTAATggtaaaacaaatattgataaaggaaaacaaacgaaactgaataaaaaatgtgaattacaaattgatggtaaatttaatccaaattcttggaataaaTTGGATAAGAAATCTTCTAATTGTATAGTTcctgaaaattgtaaaaattactttgataaaaaagaacagaGTCACATCGATATTATCAACGATAGATTATGGAAAAATGAATGGACGAGATTAAAATCACAGACGAAAGAAAGCAAAGACAAAATTAACAGTGATATTgagattgatataattaatgataggGTTTGGAAAAATGATAGATCAACTCAAGAAACACAACATGCAACACAATTAACTTTAATAGAAGTTAAGAATATTGATAATGTTGCGCATCAAAATGATTCTGGACAAATGGAAGTGGCCACTAGTCCAACTTTTAGTAGCGATAGTATTGTAATTTCAACTTCCGATCCTTCCAGTAGTTCTAGTGATGTCGTTCAATTAACTGGAATGCGTGTGCATAATGCATTAGGTAATTTGAAACCTAATACACAAAATAGAATAACCGGTCCAAGGAATTGTCTCGTTAGAGTAACACCTGGATCGAAGAATATTCTTTTAGATAATGCTGGTCATTATAAAACTGTGTTATATACTAGTGGAAATAATAAACCAAATACCGCTTTAGTTCATTCGAAAAAGATGTCTCGATCTGGATCCGAAAGATCAATTTCAACTAGTAGCGAAGAAAGCACACCGATGTTGTTACATGACAATAACCAATTACAAAGAGTAGCCGAATGGGTTCAATCGTCGGTTCACATGGATAATTCTGGATCAAATTACACGGAATTAAAGCCAAATGAAaacataatagataataaaaatctttctttaacATATTTAGACGAGTCCCAAACAAATTGcaaatcaattgaaaataatcggGAATCATATGACAATTCTTCAGAAAATAAATGCAACAGTTTGATAATGGAAGAAATTCAAGAATTTGGAatcagaaatttaaataatgctgtaaataatttttcattggatGTAAATAATACTGatttagaaaaagagaaagatttaatatctttcgatATTCCAATTGAAGAGGAGAAAGTTTTGcctaaaacattaaaaaaaggaatcacTGCAGATTTTGATTACGAAGTCAAGATTACtaaagaaatggaagaaacttatttaaaacttgCAGCGAGTTTAGATCCTGTGGCATTAAGTTTATCGAGCACGGATAACGTGGAtttaacgattgaaaaatataggaaaGATCACAAGAGATTTCAAAAGAATCATGATAAAACGGGATCAAAAGTGTAA